GCGGGAGCGAGGTCTCGGAGATGGTTTCGCCGCCGTAGACGACGGCGGCGCGGACCCCGTCGTACTGGACGCCCATCTTCTTGTTAGGGTTCCGCACCGTTAGGGTTACGTCGAAGTCGGCGGAGAGCTGCTGGGACGAGGAGGAGAGGTTGAAGGAGGagacggaggcggaggagacGGAGAACTGGGGGAGCCGAGGGCGGAGAACGAGCCAGAGGATGAGGGTGgcggcgccgacgacgacgaagaaggcGATGGCCAcggcgaggaggcggcggaggaagagggtGTTGGAAGGCCCCAAGGCGGAGGTGGATGCGGCTGCGTAGGCCGGTGGATAGTACGGCGGAGGCGCCacgggcggcgccgccgcgtgGCCCGGTTGGGGCGCGTAGTAGCTGTAGGAGTTCGCTGCCGGTGGCAGTGGCGGCGCCGCCGTTCGGGCCGACGGCCGGGTAGCCGGTGACGGGGGCTTTGGGATCGCTCGTAGAGCCCATCGTGCACGCGAgagatagaagagagagagagagagagagagagaacgagaacgagagagagagagggggtagagagagagagagagagggtcgaAAGGGGCTTTTTTCTTTGTGTTATATTCCCATCCCTTGTATCGAAGGAACCGCGTACAGTAACGAAACTAGCGCGTATAAAGAAAGAGCCTCGGATTAGAAGCAACGGCGGAGATGAATAAGGATTCTTTTGGAATTACGGGAAGGTTGCGTttcgtgcggtgagaaagtacgttagaaaaatattcgatttatttcggtacgtaatattgcgtttcgcatatcgcgacgagtcgattacgatatattttctgctgtcccaccggagaacgcagaagtatatccatatatgttttttcctcaaactctattttatctaataacgttagataggtctcaataccaaactaaacctaaatcACCAATGCGATCTGTGAAAAATTGCTCTGCTTTTCATA
The nucleotide sequence above comes from Ananas comosus cultivar F153 linkage group 17, ASM154086v1, whole genome shotgun sequence. Encoded proteins:
- the LOC109723299 gene encoding NDR1/HIN1-like protein 10, yielding MDEEWTAIPKPPSPATRPSARTAAPPLPPAANSYSYYAPQPGHAAAPPVAPPPYYPPAYAAASTSALGPSNTLFLRRLLAVAIAFFVVVGAATLILWLVLRPRLPQFSVSSASVSSFNLSSSSQQLSADFDVTLTVRNPNKKMGVQYDGVRAAVVYGGETISETSLPPFYQSKGNVTTVHARLVAAGEYVGGDVTNGINSDRSHGNGAVRFQFRVLSWAVFNSGGWRTRRHVMRVYCEDVSIGFNNSTASLGSLLGSPKQCQVYL